ACAGCAGCTGTCAAATCCACTTATGCCACTCTGTGAGAATATATCTAATTTAGCATGTGTCCCAGTTCAGATGAGGCCAAAGGTCAATGGAGCCACGGGGGCTATCATGCAGCTTTTGTTGTCAGTGGGGATTAGCTGGTTTGTTGGGAGGCGTTTTGAGGTGATTATCTTTCGTCCGCTCCTGATATCTGTCCTTCCTTCGCTCCGTCTTTTTAACCACGTCTCTGCTCTGGTGTTCTTCTCAGACGAAGAGCCAGAGCTATCGGACAGAGAGGTCCCGTGCAGGAAGAAAGGACGGCCGAAGAAAAAGAAGGACACAAAGAAGAAGGACAAAGAGGGGAAACCCATCAAAGCAAAGAAACGCAAGAAGATTGTATGTTTGTTAAGCTGTCATGCTCTGGAGTTTCCACCCTGCTGAGTATATTACAATATCTTCATTATTTTCAATAGCTTCCTGTCTCGTTTCTTCTTCAGGACAGTGATGTAGAGAGAGACTCAGATAGAGAAAGAGACTACGGTGAGAACTCAGACAGCATAGCCAGCGACTATGGGACGGgcgagaaaaagaaaaagaagaaacataaagaaagaaaggagaagaaaaccaagaagaagaaaaaagatgacGGGGACCGAGACAGCAGTCAGGAGGAAACGgctaaagtaaaatatttcccAAAAGCACCTGAGTCCATGAACATAACTGATATCAAATTGCTCTGAAAAGTCTTTCTCATCTGACTGGTGGTTTCTTCTCAGCAACCAATAGAGCAGAAGACCTCAGCCCAGCTGGCAAAGGAGTGGGGTCTGGAGGATGTTGATCATACCTTCACTGAGGAAGACTACAGGGAACTCACCAACTATAAAGCCTTCAGCCAGTTCATGAGGTGAAGTGTTTCTCTTTTGGTTTCAGTGTCCCTCTACACTGACATTACCATGCAACAGGAACTGTTCTAAAACTACCAGCTGCATATTTGCACAGATACAATTGGCATTTGGTGGAAACTAGAACACAAATACTTTTCTTTGGCTCTGTCTTCCCCTGGCAGCTGTGTCTTTATCAGCACAGCTAGTTGTGTTATCCAGGCAGCAGTTGTGATAGTGTGCCAGTGGCAGCCTCTGTGGCTGACTCATACCTGTGTTTCCGCCGATAGCACAGAGAAATCCATAATTCCTAATACATGTGTATGCTGGGTAGCTATTTGGTTGTCAGATTCGGCTTTCTCAACTCTACTAGCAGACTGAGCTGTACAAGAAAACTCAGCTATTTTCAGCCAAATTGTCCCTATAGTCCTTCCACCAAATGCCTACAGTTATATCCTCTTTTGCAAATCCATTACATTTCATGGACAAAGCCTTGATGTGACtattgcacattttaaaaatgaaatcattgtTAGTTAACATTATAAGCTGAAAAAGTTTGTgtagatttctgttttttgcctGGCAAATGATCCCACCCTCTGGCTCCCAGGCCGATGATAGCCAAGAAGAACCCTAAGATCCCCATGTCAAAGATGATGACCATCCTGGGGGCCAAGTGGAGGGAGTTCAGCTCTAACAACCCCTTTAAGGGTAacgctgctgctgttgcagcagctgctgcagctgccgCCATCGCTGTTGCCGAGCAGGTCTCTGCAGCAACCGCATCGCCTGAGCCGCCACCGCAGCCGCCACCTATTAGAAAGGCCAAGACGAAAGAGGGCAAAGGTCAGTGGTCAGTTTCAGACCTGTAGCTTTCCCTCACCTGTACTGTACCTGCTTTAGCTTTTTGTGATGATTTAATCAACACGTTTTGTTGATGTGATGTGGAAAACCAGTTTCCATAAACTGACCCTGGACCATCAGGGCAGTGTGCGGTTTAACAGAATACCTGCTactttgtcattattttatGTCAAACGTTGCATATGATTTTATCACCTGTCCAGGTCCAGGCTATAAGAAACGCAGTAAAAGTCCTCGGGTATCAGACAAGAAAAAGGCTTTGGCAAAAGCTAAAAAGATGGCACCCATTCGTATTAAACTCTCGCCTATAGGTGctaagaggaagaagagctgcTCAGTGAGTAGAACGTTTAGAGAGTgttgttctttttattgtttttgttctctgtctgctcctctttctttcacttATTTCCTTGCTGCTTTCGTGTTCTCTGTCAGAGCGACGATATGGATGAGGACGAGTCTGAGCAGGAGGACTCCAGCGTTCACAGCTCCTCGGTTCGCTCTGACAGCTCCGGCCGCGTGAAGAAGAACAAGCGAGGGCGACCTtctaagaagaagaagaaaagtaaacCTGCTTATTCAGCACCTAGTTAGAAAAGATACACCTGTATGTTCACATCTGTTTCAATGCTCCTGTGTCACTCTGAATGTAACGCTGTGCCTGAACGCATCATGGCAGCAATTACATATTCATGAGAGAGACTCTCCAGACATCATGGGATACTTTCAGGTATTTGAGAGTCATTtgtgtctcctgtctctttgtGCTTGTCAACATGTGTCGTCTCCTGCCCCCTTCCAGTCCCAGGTGATGAAGAAGGGGACGGCTATGAGACGGATCATCAGGACTACTGCGAGGTGTGTCAGCAGGGCGGAGAGATCATCCTGTGTGACACCTGTCCCCGAGCTTATCACCTTGTCTGTCTTGAGCCTGAGCTGGACAAGGCCCCTGAGGGCAAGTGGAGCTGCCCGCACTGCGTGAGTACAACTCCACCAGtctgtttctgctttctgtttatCCACATCTTTAACAACATGGTCCTTTGGCAaacctgagagaaaaaaaatggttaaaagtggtttatttttgtgtgcttGGACAACCAGAAGAAAAGAGATTCTGTAGTTGCATAACACATTAGAGCGGAGACTTGGCTGAATAGATAATCCTGCCCAGACAAAGGCAGATGCCTGAAGTGGTGCTTCAGAGTGCTGAATGCTCATTTTTGCTCATCTTTACTCTGTGATGCAAAACAAGCTCAATTAATCAGCTCAGTTAAGATGACTTATATCAGCAGTTCAGAGAGGCCAGTCTGAAAGTGCTGACTCAGCAGCTGTCAACggtaaaagaaaacaacaccagTCTTCAAAGCCTGTGTGCAGTTTTATTGGATTATTGCATCTTTCCATTTAGTTTAATGGCATAAAATCCTTGTGTGATGAAAAACCAGACAATCTCAGTGAAAACTGGTGCAGTTTATGTCTTGTTCTGTATGTTGCATTCAGGGCCTCTGTTCTCAAAGCTCTCATgttgaatctgtgtgtgttagtagCAGTGTGTTTTGCTGTCAGGTGCCAAAATGATAATTCTCAAATTCTCCACCAAACGTTTCACTGTGTATGTtctggaaaaataaacacagagaaactTTGGCATAGTTCTGACAATAAATAATCATAATTGAAGTTGCCCAATTGCATTGCCTTTACTTCAGACTTctacttttctgtctgtcaacCTGTTTATTTAACCCAGTTCTCAGTTTTCAAATGTGACTGCTAACTCTGGAGTCTACCAGATACATCAGGCGTTCTTCTGATGACATTTGTTCATTGGTGATTGAATAGGAAATTTGCTCCTAAAAATTTTGTTACACTCATTGATACGGATTCTTCATAAAAAAGTAGACCTCTTGTATGTCCTGGTGGAGCCCCCTGAAGACCAGATGTGCCAGTCCAGGAAGTGATCCAGTAAACTgatagaaaatgaaatcatgaCTTTTATCTTCATATATTCATTACTCATGTTtgagtcaaatgttttttttcccaggaaAAAGAGGGAGTCCAGTGGGAAGCGAAAGATGAAGACTTTGAGGACTTTGAGGAGGACAGTGAGGACAGGGTAATATCAGAGGTCGGGGTCGGGATCCCCACTGgggcggaggaggaggacgacgaCCACATGGAGTTCTGTCGGGTGTGTAAAGACGGAGGTGAACTGTTGTGCTGTGacacctgcacctcctcctACCACATCCACTGTCTAAACCCGCCACTGCCAGAGATCCCCAACGGAGAGTGGCTGTGTCCGCGATGCAGGGTTAGTTGCCTTCCTcttctttgttctctctctATCTAGTCTAATCGTTTTAGGGCTTACATTGCTTTACAAGCCCATAAATCTAGGATTTATGAGTCACTTATTGATATAAGATGGAGGTGAATTGCATCTATTTCCTTATAAGAGAAGACGCCTAATGggacattaaaaaacattttcccaaatTTATGGCAGAGCAGAATCAAAAGCAAATTACATAATGATATTACAGACTGAAGCATGACTTTAATTTATGTTCAGTGCATTTTTGTCCACATATCATcttgtgcttttatttcagGCTCATGgctattttactttttacttgttttttcttggatttaaaaaaaaaaaatctgttccaCTTCCTACCATCACATAAAGCTACATATTTAGGTCTCAGTATCAAATGTGTTTCCACTCTAGTGCCCGCCAATCAAAGGACGTGTCCAGAAAATCCTCCACTGGCGATGGGGAGAACCTCCACCTCCCATTCCTGTGCCCCCTGCTCCTGACGCCCCACCTGAtgccccaccaccaccccccaTGAAGGGCAGACCCGAGAGGGAGTTCTTTGTCAAGTTGGCCGGGCAGTCCTACTGGCACTGTACCTGGATCACTGAGCTACAGGTGAGAGGAAAGATCAGTAATTCATGATGTTTGGCGAAGAGCAGGCTTAAGAACATCGTGCATCTGTTGTTACTAttagttgttttatgtgttttaaaaatgctcaAGGATCCAAGATGAGTAAAGCCATAAAAGAAAGgaataaaaaagacataaagTCGATATGAGGAGCAAGTGAGAACTGCTCAAAATGGTGGCAGAAAAAAATCGGCGTGCTGCTCATAAATACTTTACACCTGAAGAAAAttattctttgtctccatcttctTCCCTCTTTCCTCCAGCTGGAGATCTTCCACTCCGTGATGTACAGGAACTACCAGAGGAAGACGGATATGGATGAGCCTCCCAGTTTGGATTACGGATCAGGCGGCGAGGATGAGAACGGAGTGGGAAAGAGCGAGAAGAGGAGGGCCAAGGACCCCCAGTACGCCATCCTGGAGGACAAGTACTACAAATATGGCATCAAGCCTGAGTGGATGATGATCCACCGCATCATCAACCACAGGTGAGAGATTGTGTGAGCGTGCAATGTCTAGGTTTGTCTGTGCCAGTAGTTATTTCACCATCTATTTCCCATATTCAAAGTTTGTTAAACATAACATCTTAGAGCGTATTACTGATTTATTTACATGAATATGcatattacagtttttctcacatactctctgtactgtatgtgtgtgctccTGTCAGTGTGGACAAGAAAGGGATGTACCACTACCTAGTAAAATGGAGAGACCTGACCTATGACCAGTGTACCTGGGAGAGAGACGACCTAGAAATTCCTGACTTTAAAATTTACAAGGCCAACTACTGGAGACACAGGTGAGAACATTTTAACCTTGACTCAGCttaatgtggaaaaacaaacctgacTCTAACAGGAAAGAGCACAAGGTCAGTTttagttaaatgttaaatgctgaaaaatgGATTAAAATGACTGTGGTAATATTGTTGTTGCAGCTAttttaaatgtgagaatttAAATTACAACCTCCTGGTGGTTAATGAATAGTTCAGACAATATACAGTACTTCGCCCATATTTGCATGTATTACTCACATTTACATATCGCATTTGTTTGCTTCCTTGGCTGATTAATGTATTGACCCAGTGATAACTGCCTGTCGAACAGGGACGCGATAATGAAAGAGGACCCAGACAAACCCAGGAAGATAAGGAACAGAACCCAGGAGGGTGAAGAGGAGTCTCCTGCCTCACCGGTCACTGATGTGAGTGGACTGTAGCTTCAGATTCAATATTGAATCTCTGATGATGTTGaatattgatatattttatttctaattacaCTTTTTGTGTACTTTATATGTCGAGTACAAATTCATTTGCGTAGTTTAAGTTAGTTTTACTTACTTAATCAAGTTCTACTCTAGTGAATTAATTGTGTATAATAGGAGCAgcttatatttttattctgacttgactaaagtaaatgtaagaAGCTATAATAAAATGACTGGAATTAGTTTTACTAAACCTTTTACCAAACCATTAACAACTATCCAGTTAGAGCATAATGTTTGTGTATTGATCCAAAATACACTTAATTGTGTCCCAGTCACATCTTGTCTTTCTTCTggccttttgtttttccagcctACAATAAAATACGAGGAGCAGCCAGACTTTGTCACATCGACGGGCGGCACCCTGCACCTCTACCAGCTGGAGGGTCTGAACTGGCTGCGCTTTTCTTGGGCTCAGGGCACAGACACCATCCTGGCAGATGAGATGGGCCTTGGCAAGACCATCCAGACCATTGTTTTCCTCTACTCACTATTTAAGGAGGTACCAGAGCTTATTCCCTGCTGTCATCTTTTACTATGTCTTTGTGACAGCTGCGATTGAAGCAAAGTGTGGATttctcattctctgtctctcagggtCACACTAAAGGACCCTTCCTGGTCAGCGCTCCGCTCTCCACCATCATCAACTGGGAGAGAGAGTTTGAGATGTGGGCGCCCGACTTCTATGTGGTGACGTACACGGGAGACAAGGACAGTCGAGCCATCATCAGAGAAAACGAGTTCTCCTTTGACGACACTGCTGTCAAGGGAGGAAAGAAGGCTTTTAAACTGAGGGTGAGGAAGAAGGAGGGTAGTGATCACACAGATATAAGTAGGGAGGAAAATGTAGAGTAACATTAACCACTGTAATGTTCTCTCAtcctcttcctgctcttcctcctctcagAGAGAGGCTCCTATTAAATTCCACGTGCTGCTGACCTCCTATGAGTTGGTGACCATCGACCAGACGGCGCTCAAATCCATAGACTGGGCCTGTCTGGTGGTGGATGAGGCTCACCGCCTTAAGAACAACCAGTCCAAGGTACAATACTtacatggctgtgtgtgtcagggttAATTTAATAGAACCCAGTTAAGAACTGTCCCATATTATGTTATttaatgaaaagagaaatgttgTGCTTCAGATATTTAGTGAGTGGGgcattttacagctgaaaactAAACCTTTGAGTACTCTGGTGGACAAACCATGTAATGATGATAGTGTCTCTAAATGGACTGCAGTGtatttgacacatttttgatatttttatgtCACAGGTTTGTcttaattttactttaataaaCTTGAATACCTCATCAGTCatgtagaggtgtgtgtgtgtgtgtgtgtgtggggctcAGGGGGCCTGATGTAATACTGCCTTGAGTTCCCCTTAGACgtaataattataaataatatatatgaGAGTGATTTTAAGCTTTCGTCGTCTTTGCTTGCAGTTTTTCAGGCGTCTGAACGACTATAAAATCGACCACAAGCTGCTACTGACAGGAACTCCTCTACAAAACAACCTGGAGGAGCTGTTTCATCTGCTCAACTTCCTCACACCCAACCGCTTCAAGTAAGAAGTCTGCAAAATGACTCTTTATTCTGCCAGGTTTGATAAACTTAATTATGTTTGCTGCTGATCAAAATCCCCCGTCTGTGCAGTAATCTCGAGGGCTTCCTGGAAGAGTTTGCTGACATTTCCAAGGAGGACCAGATCAAGAAACTCCATGACCTGCTGGGGCCTCACATGCTGCGGAGGCTGAAGGCTGACGTCTTCAAGAACATGCCTGCCAAGACCGAGCTGATTGTCAGAGTGGAGCTGAGCCCTATGCAGAAGTACGATGCTGTGGGAATTCGAGTGGGAAATGTGGATGTTTTTTACTGGTTTCTTTTGGCTGGGACAAACCTGAGACATTCTGCTCTACTTTAATCCACTGGCCTAGATTTTTCTGTGAAGACACCGTGGACTGTTCAGATTAGCAGCAAAcatgattttagtttttgaagGACCAAACATCTGCAAATTTAAGTTAGGAATTGGTTGACAAGTGAGCCAAGGTTATCTATGAACAGGAATTCACTGGCTTTATTTCAGTCTGTGGCAGTTTTATTATAGCACTTGGTTTGTGATGCCGCAGTCTGAACATTTATTTGAGCTTTATCCCAGTTTTAAGTGACACATCCTGATATGTTTTCACAAGGAAAACTGAAAACCTTGGGCTGTGATGATCGAACCTTTTAAAAACCCAAAAGATGAAGTGTTATCTAAGCTTTTTCCATGAAAGTTTTCTGACTTCACAGGAACTGGCCATAATTACAGCATTTAATGGTAATTAACAAAGCCACAACTGAAACATTTGCTATTTTCCACTGACCAGTGTGTTTAAAATAGTTTAATAGCAGCCAATGTTGGTCTGCTAAATGTTATGTTAGTGGTAGAAATGAGACGACATCATGGAAACAGCAAGTGAAAGCAAACTCAAgagtatgtgtttttattaaaaatcaacaatgcagggtggagaggagaaagaggaaggaagttTATCGTAATCATTGTTACACGTGATTTACATTAAATAGGTGGGACACTAAgattagcattttatttatttttttacaacagaAAATACTACAAGCTGATTCTGACCAAGAACTTTGAGGCTCTGAACTCAAAAGGTGGAGGGAACCAGGTCTCCCTGCTCAACATCATGATGGACCTAAAAAAATGCTGCAACCACCCCTACCTCTTCCCTGTTGCCTCCATGGTgagaagagaaacagacaagTTCTCCAGTCTTTGATAGTACTTCACAACTTTTTACCTTGAGCTTTGACTCACTCCTAAAGTGCATAACAGTGACACCTTGTGGTGACGCAAGGTTGTGATCCTGTCCTGGGATCCTTGTGTTTTATGGTTAAAATTGCACACTCGTGTGCTGTGCACTGTTATTTACCTGGTggaattgtttgtttgtgtttgtaggaAGCCCAGAAAACACCCAGTGGTGCTTATGAGGGGTCGGCCCTCACTAAGTCTTCTGGGAAACTGATGCTGTTGCAGAAGATGTTGAGGAAACTAAAAGAGCAGGGGCACCGAGTACTGGTCTTctcacaggtacacacacacacacatactttacattagtgtacacacacacatcacatgtTATATTAGTCACATAACACCTCCAGAGAGCTCAGCATCAGGCTGCACTTccatctgtgtttatgtgcctGTGCAACCACCTATagatgaaaacatacacacacctcaccagctttctctcctctctttgtaGATGACTAAAATGCTGGATTTATTAGAAGATTTCCTGGACTATGAGGGCTATAAGTATGAGAGAATTGATGGAGGCATCACAGGAGCGCTGAGACAAGAGGCCATCGACCGCTTCAATGGTGAGATATCAGAAAATGTCTCATTAAAGGCTCAGCTGTCCATGATCTCTGCTGGTGACCAGTTCTGTCATTTTCTACGATTCTTGCACTAATGTGACACTTTGATTCACCAGACCTTCTAACTTTATTTTATCCATAAACTATTTCACAGTAGAGGAGTTATTGTATCTTGGTATATGTTGACATGGTGATTGAGGATTATGTATGAGTGATCCTTGTCACCCATTCCTAGTTTGGAGTTGACTCTCCTCCACTGCTGAGCAGATGGAAAAGCAAGTAGCTGGTGGGAGGAGATGAGGAATCAGGCAAAGGGGTCAGGTTTGAAAATGACTTAaagtgggtacggaaagtattcagaccccttttaaatttttcactctttgtgtcattgcagccatttgccaaaatcaaaaaagttcattttatttctcattaatgtacactcagcaccccatcttgacagaaaaaaacagaaatgtagaaatttttgcaaatttattaaaaaagaaaaactgaaatatcacatggtcataagtattcagaccctgtgctcagtattgagtagaagcacccttttgagctagtacagccatgagtcttcttgggaatgatgcaacaagtttttcacacctggatttggggatcctctgccattcttccttgcagatcctctccagttctgtcaggttggatggtgaacgttggtggacagccattttcaggtctctccagagatgctcaattgggtttaggtcagggctctggctgggccagtcaagaacggtcacagagttgttccgaagccactcctttgttattttagctgtgtgcttagggtcattgtcctgttgaaaggtgaaccttcggcccagtctgaggtcctgagcactctggaagaggttttcttccaggatatctctgtacttggccgcattcatctttctttcaattgcaaccagtcgtcctgtccctgcagctgaaaaacacccccacaacatgatgctcccaccaccatgtttcactgtagggattgtattgggcagctgatgagcagtgcctggttttctccacacataccgcttagaattaacgccaaaaagttcaatcttggtctcatcagaccagggaatcttatttctcatggtctgggagtccttcatgtgttttttggcaaactctatgcaggctttcatgtgtcttgcactgaggagaggcttccgtcgggccactctgccataaagccccgactggtggagggctgcagtgatagttgactttgtggaactttctcccatctccctactgcatctctggagctcagccacagtgatctttgggttcttctttacctctctcaccaaggctcttctcccacgattgctcagtttggctggacggccaggtctaggaagagttctggtcgtctcaaactttttccatttgaggattatggaggccactgagctcttaggaaccttgagtgttgcagaaattcttttgtaaccttggccagatctgtgccttgccacaattctgtctctgagctccttgggtggttccttcaacctcatgattctcatttgctctgacatgcactgtgagctgtaaggtcttatatagacaggtgtgtgcctttcctaatcaagtccaatcagtttaattaaacacagctggactccaatgaaggagcagaaccatctcaaggaggatcagaagaaatggacagcatgtgagttaaatatgagtgtcactgcaaagggtctgaatacttatgaccatgtgatatttcagtttttcttttttaataaatttgcaaaaatttctacatttctgtttttttctgtcaagatggggtgctgagtgtacattaatgagaaataaaatgaacttttttgattttggcaaatggctgcaatgacacaaagagtgaaaaatttaaaggggtctgaatactttccgtacccactgtatttagaAGAACCAGTCTCAAAATGACAGATTGCGTCTTGCATTTCGAAGGATCGTAAACACTGGGTTGTATGCAGGGTACGTTTTCATGCGGCAGTAGCACAAAGCAGTTTCTGAAGTTGTATAAGATGTATTAGAGCCTGTGGGTTTGCATTTATtctttataatattaaaatgtaacagGCCGTCAGAGCCACACAGGAAGACTACAGTAGGAATAACCTCAGTGACATAGgaagaaaataacaaatagaaaatgtgccagagaaaatgtttgcaaaaaaaGTGACAATTGTGTTACCACCATAAAGATAAAATTAGTAACTGTATGGATAGACTTTTTGTGTGAAGTTATTTGTGTTATGGTGTTGTCGTTTATAATGATGTTGTTATTGGTGGTGTTATCTCTCTGTTTCCAGCTCCTGGGGCctgtcagttttgtttcttgCTCTCCACCAGGGCGGGAGGTTTGGGCATCAACTTGGCCACAGCGGACACCGTCATCATCTTCGACTCTGACTGGAACCCTCACAACGACATCCAGGTAACATGAGGCTGGAAACTCGTAAAGAAGGGCACAATTATCTGCTTTTAAACTTCTTTTGTATCAAAACttgaaattgtttttcttgtccGTCTTAACGCAGGCCTTTAGTCGAGCCCACCGCATCGGACAGGCCAACAAGGTGATGATCTACCGCTTTGTGACGCGAGCCAGCGTGGAGGAGCGGATCACGCAGGTGGCCAAGAGGAAGATGATGCTGACTCACCTGGTGGTCCGGCCAGGCCTGGGATCTAAAGCTGGGTCCATGACCAAGCAGGAACTGGATGACATCCTCAAGTTTGGAACAGAAGAGCTCTTCAAGGACGAAGGCGAAGGTAACAACAGATATTGTTCAAATTGTTGAAAATTGTAGGCAAACGAGCCGCAATAGATATTCTTGTTAAACTAAAGTAGTTTTGGTAAAAGTTGCAGTGGGACTGATTCTCTTAGTGAAGAGCTGGCAGGCTTCTTTTCCTAAACGAAATTATTTTGTCAAAAGCATTCACTTTAATGTTCTTTCATCTTCACAGTTTTGGCCACAGGAATGACAATATAAttggttaaaagaaaaacatcatttgCTAAATTTTTCTGGAAGACgtggacacttttttttttttttttttttttttaactccacaTTTGCCAGGTATGAAGAATAGCTCAAGGGATAAGGTTGAGGATGAGGGCAACGTGATCCACTACGACAGTACTGCCATCGAGCGACTGCTGGACCGAAGCCAAGACGACACCGACGACTCGGACGTCCAGAACATGAACGAGTACCTCAGCTCGTTTAAAGTGGCCCAGTACATGGTCCGAGAGGAGGACAAGGTGTGAGGGAGCAGGATGTTACATTCACACACTGGAACGTAAAGAAGACAGGGGGCTTTGTTAGCGAGttcacatacattcacacaagTTTGTCTCAATATAAGTTTTTTAAAAGTGACGGGGGTGAGAAAAGAAGGTGAATTCAGATTCAGATACCTTGGCTTTAATGAATCAGTCACAATTTCCATCTTTTATTTAATGCGTCTACATGTCTGATGCTCCAGATTGAGGAGATTGAGCGAGAGATCATCAAACAGGAGGAGAACGTGGATCCAGATTATTGGGAGAAACTGCTGCGGCATCATTATGAGCAGCAACAGGAGGACCTGGCCAGCAAGCTGGGTAAAGGCAAGAGGAACCGCAAACCTGTCAACTACAATGATGGTGCACAGGAAGACCAAGGTAGGGACCTGGTTTGGATGTGTTCCTTTTTGGACCCGTTAGTCCGAAAAAGCTCAACTAAGCTGAGGAAACTCCTCTAAGTGTTTCATGTCAGTGACACCTTGGTATTAGGAACACATTAGCAGTACAAGAGGAGCCTAAGCCTcgatgtttttttattcattgttaagatttattgctgttttcttATGATCTCAGTTGAAGATAGAAAGATTGTTGCCTTCTGTTTGAGTTATTGTGAATGGGCCTGGCCTACTGACACACTACCATGTTCTGATCCAGAGTGGCATGCTGACATCTCAGATAACCAGTCCGAATATTCAGTGGGCTccgaggaggaggatgaggactTTGACGATCGGCCAGAAGGTAAGGagagatttaatttaaaaaaagagacgTCAAGCAGAGCAGCTCATGAACAATGAAAGATGTCTGTTGTAACACACACAGGTCTGTGTTGAATTACGGCCTGAAATTGATTTAGTTGTTACAGT
The window above is part of the Mastacembelus armatus chromosome 18, fMasArm1.2, whole genome shotgun sequence genome. Proteins encoded here:
- the chd3 gene encoding chromodomain-helicase-DNA-binding protein 3 isoform X3 encodes the protein MSSPLRSCEEDEGMVVNSEGGDFDEEDDDGDLDENASDINSPAAPRETATPAAPDEEPELSDREVPCRKKGRPKKKKDTKKKDKEGKPIKAKKRKKILPVSFLLQDSDVERDSDRERDYGENSDSIASDYGTGEKKKKKKHKERKEKKTKKKKKDDGDRDSSQEETAKQPIEQKTSAQLAKEWGLEDVDHTFTEEDYRELTNYKAFSQFMRPMIAKKNPKIPMSKMMTILGAKWREFSSNNPFKGNAAAVAAAAAAAAIAVAEQVSAATASPEPPPQPPPIRKAKTKEGKGPGYKKRSKSPRVSDKKKALAKAKKMAPIRIKLSPIGAKRKKSCSSDDMDEDESEQEDSSVHSSSVRSDSSGRVKKNKRGRPSKKKKKIPGDEEGDGYETDHQDYCEVCQQGGEIILCDTCPRAYHLVCLEPELDKAPEGKWSCPHCEKEGVQWEAKDEDFEDFEEDSEDRVISEVGVGIPTGAEEEDDDHMEFCRVCKDGGELLCCDTCTSSYHIHCLNPPLPEIPNGEWLCPRCRCPPIKGRVQKILHWRWGEPPPPIPVPPAPDAPPDAPPPPPMKGRPEREFFVKLAGQSYWHCTWITELQLEIFHSVMYRNYQRKTDMDEPPSLDYGSGGEDENGVGKSEKRRAKDPQYAILEDKYYKYGIKPEWMMIHRIINHSVDKKGMYHYLVKWRDLTYDQCTWERDDLEIPDFKIYKANYWRHRDAIMKEDPDKPRKIRNRTQEGEEESPASPVTDPTIKYEEQPDFVTSTGGTLHLYQLEGLNWLRFSWAQGTDTILADEMGLGKTIQTIVFLYSLFKEGHTKGPFLVSAPLSTIINWEREFEMWAPDFYVVTYTGDKDSRAIIRENEFSFDDTAVKGGKKAFKLRREAPIKFHVLLTSYELVTIDQTALKSIDWACLVVDEAHRLKNNQSKFFRRLNDYKIDHKLLLTGTPLQNNLEELFHLLNFLTPNRFNNLEGFLEEFADISKEDQIKKLHDLLGPHMLRRLKADVFKNMPAKTELIVRVELSPMQKKYYKLILTKNFEALNSKGGGNQVSLLNIMMDLKKCCNHPYLFPVASMEAQKTPSGAYEGSALTKSSGKLMLLQKMLRKLKEQGHRVLVFSQMTKMLDLLEDFLDYEGYKYERIDGGITGALRQEAIDRFNAPGACQFCFLLSTRAGGLGINLATADTVIIFDSDWNPHNDIQAFSRAHRIGQANKVMIYRFVTRASVEERITQVAKRKMMLTHLVVRPGLGSKAGSMTKQELDDILKFGTEELFKDEGEGMKNSSRDKVEDEGNVIHYDSTAIERLLDRSQDDTDDSDVQNMNEYLSSFKVAQYMVREEDKIEEIEREIIKQEENVDPDYWEKLLRHHYEQQQEDLASKLGKGKRNRKPVNYNDGAQEDQEWHADISDNQSEYSVGSEEEDEDFDDRPEGRRQSRRQLRNEKDKPLPPLLARVGGNLEVLGFNTRQRKAFLNAVMRWGMPSQDAFSSQWLVRDLRGKTEKEFKAYVSLFMRHLCEPVADGAETFADGVPREGLCRQPVLTRIGVMSLVKKKIQEFEHINGRWSLPELKPEVSIDKSSSRASSPVVKTATPTPDASYNNTPCTSKPATPAPADKLEKNGKEGEKEEDKEEGEVLSEKEKDEGKEVDGSKTGDPEELSSSSKETSQSASPGQKSDGKEEGDLREEEKKETNDTPAAGSEEKKVQEESKEELKQSSKQDAEVKEEKSEGEKAGEEKEKDKEKRDETPAATEATDAKDKTEVSDVKKEEVRGEKDAGKEVKAAKEEVPKGNGKPLTERPRFMFNIADGGFTELHTLWQNEERAAISSGKMNEIWHRRHDFWLLAGIVIHGYARWQDIQNDPQFAIVNEPFKSQANKGNFLEMKNKFLARRFKLLEQALVIEEQLRRAAYLNMTQDPSHPAMALNARFAEVECLAESHQHLSKESLAGNKPANAVLHKVLNQLEELLSDMKADVTRLPATLSRVPPIAARLQMSERSILSRLASKGTETHTPPPIPPGPYATPQNYGAPFTPAPPSALHMGGANYSQMPPGSFISVLNGPPMSVKKEREAELLVNRREQRSGEVICIDD